From the genome of Candidatus Hydrogenedentota bacterium:
CGCCATGTCGTCAAGATGATTCCCTCGTCTTTCACGAGCTGAATAATCTCCGGGTCCGTCGTCACGTCCAAATCCGCCTGGCGCGTCTCGCCCGAGGGCGAGATCGCATCAAAGTTTTCGTCACGGATGGTGCAGTGGACAATGATCTCGGTCACGCCCGGCCTGATCTCCTTGATCGTCTCCATGAACATCTTCTTCTTCTCTTCAAATGTCTTCCAACTGTAGGATTGTCCCGTGGCGTCGTCGATGACCGGCAGACCCGCCGCCCAGACCTTCTCGTGAAGCGCTTCGGCGGTGAGCGTCTGGGCGAGGTCGCCCTCGTACTTGGTCATGAGATAGCCGTTTGGCCCCGTGATCAGCATGGGGATCTTGTACTCGATGCCCACCTTCACGTAGCGCTTGTAGAACTCCAGATTGGAAAAGAGCGTTCCCATGTGGGAGTCCATGTGGGTCACGATGAGCCCCATCTCCAGCGCCTTGTCGATCTGTGCGCGGATCTCCCGCTCCACATCGTCCGGCGTGCCGTGCTGATTCACCAGGCCGACATTGTCCCAGAGACATCCCTGCTTGTCCACCAGCGTCGGCACCGCCGGCTTGCCCGCCACGGGCCCCCAGCGGTAGTGGTCCCACTCCGAGGTCAATGTGAGGTGCAGGCCGTTGTCGGTGTCGGGGCTGGTTTCCAGAAAGGCGTGCCATCCGGGGACCCAGGGTGTGGGCATCATGGTGCTCGTGGAGGTGACCACCCCTTCCTTCAGGGACTTGATGGTGCCCTGGTTGGTTTGGTGGCTCATGCCGAGGTCGTCGCTGTGGAATATGACGACCCGTGCGCCTTCGGGCCAGCCAAGACGTTCGGCATAGGTTTTTTCGGCGCTTTGTCCATCGATGGCGAAAAGCAGGAAGAGCGGGGCGAGCGCCAGGCAAGGCTTGAGCATGAATGGTATTCTCCGTGTGAGTACATGGTTTGATGGGGCCCCCGGCGGGGCGGAGAGGGCTATTGTAGCAGATCGCGGCGCGCGGGGGGCGACCCGATAGAATCGGTGTGTAATGTCCGTCTGAATTGGCGTTCGGGCTTTAAAAGCGGGGCTTCCTGAAAATGGCCCCGGCCGTCTACTGAGAGTTTCGCAAAGGTGTGGATACTGCAACAAAGCATAAAGGGGTTGACAAACGAGATTTAATTGAATATAAGAAAGTCATTCGAACGCAATGAGCAATTTGCGCAGGACGCCGGGTGGCAGTTCCGAGCGGTCAGTTGGCGTTCGAGGGAACAGGCGTGGTTCCCGCAGGGTAGTCGCAGTTTGTGGAGTCGTTTCGTTTTATTCCGTTCTTGCCCCGGCATTTATATTCCATATCCGCCGGTCTGCAATATCCCGGTGTCGGACCTTCGTCCGATCCGGGGGTCGGTCGTAATGCAACCCACGCTGAACGAAGGGAGGTGCAAGGAGGCATCGGGAGCGATGCCCGGGTCGTGTTTTTCATTGGCAATCTACGACAACGTTGAGGAAATGCAATTATGATTAAAGCTGTACCCCATAAATACCGCAAAGGCTTTACCCTGATCGAATTGCTGGTGGTGATTGCAATCATAGGTATCCTTGCGGCCATTCTTCTCCCGGCCCTCGCCCGTGCGCGGGAAGCAGCGCGCCGGGCAAGCTGCCAGAACAATCTGAAGCAGCATGGCGTCATCTTCAAAATGTTTGCAAATGAGAGCAAGGGTGAAGCGTGGCCCCGCCGCGGCACCCGCTTCTGGAACAACTACAGCAGCGCCGCGGTTGGCTTTGGCGCTTCGCTGGAACGGGCCTACGAGCTCGAACAGTTGTATCCCGAATACGTTACCGACCTCCAGATCCAGTTCTGCCCCTCGGACGGCGACTATCCCCGCTCACAGCAGAAGGATTATACCTGGAGCCCCACGGTTGGTATGAAGCTGCACCGGACCATCGGTACCGGCTGGGATACGTCCAACGATGCCCTGGTGAAGCAGAAAGTCTCTCCGGCGGGCGGTGGCAGCCAGTACTGCGATCCGGCCCTGTTTAACCCGGCGTTGAACTGCTACTACCACGGCGGCTACTGGTCCTACAACTACTGGGGCTACATGATTGAAGGCAAGTACTTCAATACGGCCGCCGACTTCACGTGGGTCTTCAGCTCGAACGCGGCCATCGCCGCGCCCCAGTCTCTCGACTGCCGCGCCGCCGCCTGTACGCAGGGTCGTGGCTGGGTGGCGAACCGCGAACAGCCCGCGGCCTTCACCATGCCTTCGACGGGCCGCGCCGTGACCATGCTGGCGTTGCGCGAAGGTATCGAGCGCTTCGTTATTACCGACATCAACAATGCGGGCGCCAGCTCTTCCGCCCAGACGGATGCCGCGGTCATGTGGGATAACTCCTACACGAACGAAGGCGCCCTTACGGACATGAACAGCTTCAACCACGTTCCCGGCGGCGCGAATGTGCTGTACATGGACGGCCACGTGGAATGGGCGAAGTATCCCCAGCCCATCGGCAGCAAAGCCTGGATGATGACCCAGGAAGCGCACAAAGACGGTAACTCTCTCGGACCGTGATCCCGTTATGCGCCTTTGTGGCGCGCAACGTCTGAACACCTCTAAACGACATTGGGAGGGCTGCAAAGCCCTCCCAATCTTATACATTGGGTCCACCTGCCTTTATCCGTTCAACGTATTATCCGGAGTATCCAAGATGAGTCTGGGTCGTTCTGCTATATTGATGTATGTTCTCGCCGTCACGGCGCTCCTCGCGGGGTGCATGGACAAGAGCCTGCCGCCGCCCCCCGAAGGTATGGGCGATCTCCGGGATGACTTTGCCCAGGCCATTTCGGCGGGGGACGAGGCGAAAGTAAATGAACTGCTGAATACGGAGCCTCTGTTATTGAACGAGCCACTTCCGGTGGGCTCACAATACCCCCTGCACGTCGCAGCGGCCTCCGGGAATGCCGCCATGGTGAAGTTGCTCCTGGACAAGGGAGCCATCCCCGCCGTGCAGAATGACGAAGGGGAGTATCCCGTTGATAAAGGGCGCGCCGCCGGGCTGGGCGAGGACGTTCTAGCGCTGCTGCAGCCCGCCCAGTAACCGCTTACACTATCTCGCAGTTTGAAGCCCTCCACCGTGCAACGTCTGTTGCCTTTGGGGGGCGTTTTATTGCGTGATTTCAGACTCCCGTTCGGGCTCAAGCGCCGCAACAGCGTCCAGACTCACGCGCGCCACGTAGGTCCAGGGATCTTTCGTGGCCGCCTTCAACGCATCCAGCGCGGGCAGCGCGTCTTTTCCCAGATCGCGGAGCGCAATGGCGGCATGAAGCCGCACGCTCTGGCTGGGGTCGGCGAGCCCGGCGATCAGCACGGGTAAGGCGAGGTCACTCTTTTCCCCATCATGCACCGCCTGGGCCGCCGCAATGCGAACCACCGGGCTGGGATCATCAAGAAGGCGGAGCAGTTCCGATTGGTCCTCGCTCGTCGACCATCCCCGCCGATGCAGACTGACGACGGCCCAATAGCGGTCGGCGGCGACCGAAGATCCAAGGAACCGACGCGCGAAATCCGCAATAGGCTTGCGCGACTGTTCGCAACGCCACGGGTTAAGCAGCGGGCAGGATTGAAAGCCGCTCTGCAACGAGGCGTTCCACTCGTCAACCCGTTGTGTGGGTGGTCCGAACACACCGATGGACTGAGGCGCAAAAGTCACCGCCTCGCTGTCTTCGAAGCCGATCCGGCAGGCGACCGCGAGAAGACCGTCGCCGAGCGCGAAATCCAGCGGCGTGGTGTATAACCGCCAGCCACTGGATTCTCCCTTCAACCGATATAACACGGAAGATCCCGGCGTCCCCGAAGCCAGGGCAAGACCCGTCGGCGTCTCCCACAAAGCCGGCCGGGCGCATCGCGGCGCCCTGCCTCCGGGCCATTTCAACGCGTCCATTTCAGGCTCGGGCAAGTACCCCAAATCCTTCGTTTCATGCGCCCATTCGAGGTGAACCTTTCGCAGCCGTTGGAGCTCTCCCTCAAATGCCGGATCTCCGGCAAGATTGTTGATCTCGTGGGGATCGGCGTCGAGGTCATACAGCTCCTCCTCCGGCTTCGTTCCGGCGAACCACAGCGACTGCACGGCGTCCAGTTTCCCCTCCCCATGCAGTCGGCGAAGATCCTGCGCCATGGGCATCTGGTCCATGTATTCGATGCGCTGCGCGTAGGTCAGCCAGGGCATGTAGTTTCGGAAATAACGGAAGCGCTTGTCGCGAACGGTACGGATGCAGTCATAGGCCTCGTCCATCCGGTCCCGCGCGCCAAAAACATACTCGCGGGGTGGAGCCGTTTCCTTGCCGAGAAAGGCCTGCCCCTGGAAGTGCCCCGGAAGCGCAACCCCCGCGATCGAAAGAATGGTCGGCGCAAAATCAATGAAGCTCACAAGCCGGTCCGTGTTGCCGGGAGCCAGCGAATCCGGCGCATCGGGACATACCCAGGCGCGGTACTTTTCCGGCACGTGAACCAGCAGCGGAACCCGCGTGCCCGAATCATAGAGCCAGCGCTTGCACCGCGTGAGGCCACGGCCGTGATCGCCCCAGAACCAAATGATAGTGTCTTCCGCCAGGCCCGCCGCTTCCAACTCCGCCAGCGCCTCCCCCACTTCCCGATCCATGAGGGTGATCAAGTCGTGATACTGGGCCCAGTCCTTTCGGGTCGCCGGCGTGTCGGCGTGGTAGGGTGGCAGGGTGACGCCCGCCGGATCATGCCGCAGGTCGCCCAGGGCCTCAATCTGGGCAAGCCGCTCGGGATCGCGACTCCGCACCTGTCCTTCATGGGTCGTCACAGAATTAAAGACCGAGAAGAAGGGTGCGCCCTCAGGACGGTTTTTCCAATGCGCTTTCTTGCTGTTCTCGTCCCAGGCGCTCAAGGGGGGCTCGAACTGATAGTCCGTCTTGCTGTTGTTCGTACAGTAATAGCCCGCGGCCCGCAAATACTCTGGAAAGCATTTCACGCCCGCCGGGGGAATACCGGAGCAACGCATGTGCTGGGTCCCGATGGTGGTCGGGTACATCCCCGTGATGAGGCCGGAACGGCTCGGGGCGCACACGCCCGCATGAGAAAAGGCGCGATCATAACGAATCGCGCGCTTCGCGAAAGCGTCCAGATTCGGCGTGGTCGCATAGGTATCGCCATAACAGCCGAGATCCGGGCTCAGGTCTTCCGCGCTCAACCACAGGATATTCGGCGGCTTGAGGGGCGCCTCCTGGGCGTGGAGCTCGCCGCTGCCCGCGAGCAGCGCGGCGGATGCAATTCCAGATTTCAAGAACGTACGACGGCGCATGGGTAAGTTCCCCGCAGGTTGTCGATCAACTTCGGTCCCGTATCGTACCACGATCCGCCACTCTCCTCTTCATCAGGAACAATCATTCCACCAGAGAATGGTCGACACTGTCTTTCACCACTATGGTACTACAACAAACTCAGAGGGAGACCGTGATGTGGGCGCGCGCTCCTCGTTATTCTTGACCTCCCGACCCCACGCTGATAAACTAGAGCCAATCCAGTTATCTGGAGGTGGAAGGCATTGCCTTCGAAGGCTCCCAGGGTTTATCCCCGGGGGGCCTTTTTTATGGTAGCCATTTGATCCCCCACCCCTCAATCTCACCTCTGCTTGAACGGTCATATTTTGATGCCCGCAGGATATCGGTCAATTTTCCTCCGAAATTTGTGGGCCGGGGCTGCCCGTCGTATTGGGCTCTTAAGAAGCTGTAGGACGGGTGCGCCAGCAGATCGGCCAATTTAAGCCCGGCGATATTGTTCGATTTCGGCTTCACTTTGAGTTCGATCGACGTAAGCGGGCCCCGAATTTGCGATGCATCCATGAAGCTCGTCCCCTGTTCCAGCAGCCCCCGAAAGGACTTCTTGAGTCGCATGTCTTCTTTCCCGCCGCGGGATTCCGCCATCACGTCTCCGGTCCCCCCTCGACGTGTAAGCCAGCGGGTGTAGCGCTCTACGAGCATGGCGAGGCAATAGTGATAGGGCTCATATTTCCAGACCGTATACTTCTCGCCGTGGGCCTGCTTGTCAATCACCACGGTGACCACGGTGTACTCCAGTTCATGCAGGAGCTTCAGGAGGTCCCCATTGAAGCTCGCCTCGACGATCGGATCCCGAAGAGCCCCGAAAGGCTCCCGCTTATTGACCAATTCCTTCCGGTGAAGCACCAGAGGTTCATCGGGATGAGATTCAAAGTACCTTGATTTGAGGCCCTCAAGGCGCTGGAACACATCGGTCCGTACATGCTCCAACTCCATGATCACACCCGTAAGGCTTAGGAAGCGATGGTTGGGGTTGCTCGAAGATTTCATGTCCGAGGTGCCAACCTCGTCGATATACATTCGATATTTCATTGCCCCAACTTTCCGTCAGCGTCGATAATTCAGACCCATTAAGCTGCGAGAATCTGCAGAGCTATGTGGTTCCGCCCCATCGGTTGCGACCAACGACTGCTCGAAGTAACCCATCATCACTCAGTGCCGGCATTCAACGCGACTATTGCCCTTCCGGATAGCCTTCAAGGAACAGATTCTTCAAGCCCTGCACGCGGGCCTCCGTCGCCGTGGTCATGGTGTTAACTTTCACCATGCCCGCGATGCTGCCACCTTCATAAAGCGATGCCGCAAACTCCGCCTCCTTGTCGCGGAAGGTAATCCAGAGCTTCTGCACTTCCTTCAGTCGCGCCTGCTCCTCCTCGGTGAGCGTTTCGCGGAGTTGCTTGTAGACCTTATTGAGCTCGGCATCGGCCTTTTCCAGCGCCGCCCCGGCATCCTTTTCCATGTCCGCCGTGGTCTGGGCGAATGCAAAGGCCGCGGCCACGATACCCACTACCAGTGCGCCGGCAACAACTTTCTGTACCACCGTTCCTCCTTGCGACTTGACGTCGCGGTGTTCACCTTTCAGGTTCCAATTCGATTTCGATGCCCCCTGTGTACCGGGCTACGAAGTTGTAGACCAAGCAGATGATAATGCCTCCGATGAACGCAAATACGCCATAAAGCACGGGCATGATAAACATGGCCGCGAGTCCCGACAGAATGCTCTCGCCTTGACCGAGCAGCAGACCGGTGAGCAGGAGAACCAATCCGAGCGGCACACCGATGACGACCGTCACGGCGAAGTAAAGCGCCGCAACTACCTTTGCCGTCCGCACGACTCCAAAACGCTTGACTCTCACCATGATGACGCCCTTTCGCTGAACCTTGACCGACCCGAGTGCCCTGAGCCCCTTACGAGGCCGTCACCCGGTATTCGTTGATCTGCACGCCGTGGTCGCAGGCGATCGAGCGGACGAGATCGAGGCGCGCCGTTTTTGGTGAGTTGCCGAAAAGCGGCGCACCGCCGCCCAGTATGACGGGGTTCACGCGCAGCTTCAACACGTCGATCAGGCCGCTCTCGAGCAGCCAGCCCGCGAAGGGGCCGCCGCCGCAGAGGTAGATGTCCCGCCCGGCGCCTTCTTTGAGTAACGCGACCGCTTCCGGAGTAGGCGGGAGCACCTTTACATCGGGATGGGCTTCGTCAAAGGTGAGGGAATTGGAAAAGATGAAGTGTTTCATGTTCTCACAGGCGGGCTGGCCCGGCCGGAGTCCGTAGCCGTAGCCGAACTCGTAGGTCTGCCGGCACATGATGACCGTGTCGAAGCATTCCATTTCCCGTCGATAGTGCTCGGAGACCGAACCTTTCTTCACGAACATGCTGATGTCGCCGTTTCTTCCCGCGATATACCCATCCAGCGAGCACGCCGCGTAATACACCACTCTTTTCATCGGGCACCTCATTCACTGCCTTGCCCGCACGCAGCCACGCGCGGATACCACCGGAATCTGTGTCCCTATCCTACCCGAATCGCGATTAAAATGACATCTCTGTTCTCTACTAGCAATTACATGCCAATAACGTGCGAACGCTGTGGCGCGACGCGGGCGGGGTTGACCGTTCCGGGCCATGGCGCCGCGAAACGACTTTCAAACCCAATGGGTCTTGTCGTATAGTATTGGAAACTCTTACCAGAAAGGCCCGACACATGATCAGGATTCTTCTTTCATTGGCTGCAATCTTTGTTTCGCTCAGTGCAACGGCCACCGCCGCCGAGCCTGAAAGCACCCCGATTGAGACGTGGAAAGGCAAGACCGTCCTCTTCTTTACGCCCCACCCCGATGACGAGACCTTCCAGTGCGCCGGTATCATCAAGATCCTTGCGGACAACGGAAACAATGTACAGATCGTTATATTCACCAACGACGACAAGGGTTCGCTGGACCTCGAAATGACCAGTGAGCAACTGGCCCGAATCCGTCGCGCGGAAGAGGAAAAGGCCTGCGAAATCCTGGGCGTGCCCAAGAAGAACATCACGTGGCTGGGCTATGAGGACGGCAATCTGGAGTACGCCGATCCCCAGCGCGTTCGCGGTGAAGTCGCGCGTCAGATGAAGTTGCACCGGCCCGACGCGGTCTTCAGCATTGATCCGGGCTCCACCCACGAGCGTTGGATCAAGACCGACCACCGTATGGCCGCCTTCATCACCCAGGACGCCTTTATCGCCTCCGAGTGGCACCTGTACTATCCGCAGCACCTGCTGGACGAAAACCTCAAGCCCTACCACGTGCCCCTCGCGTATTTTTACTACACGGTCGAGCCCAACGTGACCATTGATATTACAAAGGTCTTCGACTTCAAGGTGAAGGCCTCCGCCGCTCATACCAGCCAGTTCGAACCCTCCCTCAGCAAGTACACCCCCGAGATGGGCGAAGACGCCTTCAATGCGGTGAAGGACTGGATGACAAAACTCAGCGAGGAAGACGGTAAGATGGTGGAGAAATTCCGCCGCGTCGAATGGCCGTAATTCAATGGACAATTGACAACGAAACATTCAGAAAAGCCCGACGGACAGGCCCAACACGTTTGGTCCTGTCCGTCGCTGCATTAACGGATCCATCGGCGGGCTGGGCTGCAAGTGTCTCGGTCCAGCGTCAACTATCACCTGTCAATTGTCAACTGCGCTCGCGTCCATCAGGCTCAAGTCCTCGCGCCGGTAGTAGCGAAAGCGCCCTTCTTCTTCGGCCACGATCAGATCGGCGTTGTCCATCCCGCGAAAGGGAGCAATCGCGGGGCCACAGGCGTGCTGCCCGAGAAAGATGGGCTTGCCTTTGAAGGCCATGAGTTTGGGAAATGCAAATTTCGGCGCGGCGTCCGTTCCGGTATTCTTGAGCAGCAATACCGCAGCCCCGGGAAGCCCCAGGGATTGGGGCAGACCCGTCTTCGGGTGAGGTACGGAAGCATGGCGGGGCGTACCCACCAGGAGGTCCTGCGCGCCGTCCCGATCCCAGTCCACGAGGGAGAGCTTCAACCGTCCCGTTCCGCCCGCCTTCAGGTAGTTCGCGAAGATTGGCTCGCCCGTATCCAGCAGGAGCTTCCCGCCGTCGAGCAGGTTGAAGGCGTCCACCTGCCAGTACAGGTGAAACTGGTCTTCCTCGTCCAGGGCTATATAGGCCATGCGCCCATCGAGCCTGCCCGCGGCGGGTTGCACGCGCCAGGTGCCGTGCATGTCCAGCCCTTCGTAGTACAGCGCGCGGGCCGGGGCCAGTTTCGGCGCCGTTGCGGACCCAACATTCAGATAAACATGATGGCGCGCCGTGCTGTCGCTCATCACGATATCGAGCGTCCCGTCGCTGTTCCAATCGATCACGGTGGGACAGGTATAGCCCCAGCGCGCCTCGCCCGGCCCCTGAATATCGAGCTTGTATCCGGGCTGCACGTGGATCATCTCGTCCCCCGCATGAAGGGGCACGCCCGGGAGCAGGGCGGGCACTTCGTTGTCGCCCGTGTTCTCGAAGAACTGCACCAGCCCCTCGGAATTCCCGGCCACCAGGTCGAGGTCACCGTCGCCGTCCCAGTCCACCACATTGGTCACGGGGAGGGTCCCCCCATAGAGCTTCGCGTTGGCCTCCAGCGCGAACGTCGGCTGGGTATACACGGGCTGGCCATGCTCCATCGTGCGGCCGGTCCAGGCATAGTAATAGAGTCCTCCCTCGCCACCCACCAGCAGATCGCACCAGTTTCCGTCCCCATTCGGGTAGGTCATGGGGCGGGGGTAAATGGTCGGATGCCGCAGCGTAATTCCGTCCTCGCCGACGGCCATGGCACGGGGCGCCCAGTCCCCCGTCGCCTTTTCTTGGAATACATGGAGTTCGCCAAAGCATGAACCACTGACAATCGCCGCGTCGGCCCCAAAGTGGACCGCCGCGATCTGGTTCATGCCCATACGAACGTCCCGATCTCGGTGAGAGGCGCGCACCGCGTCGCCGAGCTGCGCGCTGCCGTCGTCCGAGACCGTCAGGGTATACAGGGCGCTGTAGGGCTGGCCGCCATGCCAGATGCCCGCGCCATCGTAGGGAAAATAATCGCCGTCGCGTGAACCCGCCTTCGAAGTCTTGTAAGGTGTTCCATCCCCTACGCCCAGGTAGACCGCCCACGTGCCGTCGGGCTTCTCGGCGGCTCCCACCGCGTCGGGGCTTCGGGGCAGACCGCTCAGGGCCAGGGGCCTGGGCTCCACGAAGGACTTCGCATCCCGGTCGTAGCGCGTCCAGACCAGCATCCCGTCGGAGAGCCAAAGCCCGAAGATTTCGCCACTCCGGCGCTGCACGACGCAGCCTGGAGGCGGCCAGGGATCCGCAAAAGGGTGGGTGATGCGGTGGACTTTTTCGAAGATGGGAACACCGTCACGCTCGCCGCTCCACCGATAACGCCAGATCCCCGATTCGGTTCCGTATTTCGTGGTGGCGACGACAATCTCGGGATTGGGGGCTTCGGTCAACCGGATCGCACCCAGGGGCACGGACATGACCGCATGGGGCGCCAGAGGGCCGATGCCATCGGCCGTACCCACGGGGATCTGCTCCCCGCTCCGCCAGGCCCCGCCATGAACCGAGAGGGCCAGACCGCCCGCCAGCAGGAAAATGAATCGAATCACCAATCACACTCCCGGAATCGAGGGCGATGCCGCCCGTTCTCACATCTTATGCAGCGGCTCCGCCACGATCCTTTCCACATACCGGACCACCAGCCCGAGCAAGGCGAGGATAAACCCTGCCGCCAGACAGATCACCCCACCGAAGTAAAGGCCGGTCATCCACTCCGGTTCGCCGAAAAGCCAGGCTGCAAGCAGGCTCAGCAAGCCGAGGGCGGCCAGCGTAACGCCGAGTATCCGATAATCGACACGGACAGATCCGCCGGTTGTCGAAGCGCTCTCGTCCAGCAGCGCCTGTAATTCTTCCAGTGTCTCCCCGTGCGACGGATCGTGTTGAAGTTTTTCGAGCAGCGCCAATTTCAGACGGTGCTTGAGCCACACGCGAAGCAGATTCGCGGCGATGACATACCCGAGTGCTATAATACCCACGAGCAAGGGGGCAAGTATGAAGAAGGTTTCCAAAGAATTCGCTCCCGTTTATTCCTGTCGTTGGCCCCCACTACTTGGACAGCGGCCCCGGCCACAAGGGTTTCGACAATCCGCCCGACGGGCGCGGGCCATTGTAACGCCGGGAAACCCTTCGGCGCACGCGCCGGTCCAAACATTCACACGAGTCCGGCCAATATGAATACGTTTCAACGCAGTATCGTCACCGCCCTCGGCATCGCCGTGGGCGTCCACGCCTTCACCATGGGGCTGCTGTGTGATGTGCTGCCCCGCGAGGCCAGCCCGCCCCTGGCCCAGGCCAGCCGCTCCCTCCACTTTGAGGGGGGCAATTTCCTGCGTCTGGCCCACAGCGACGGCTCGGTGGAAGTCTTTACCCACAACGCGCCCCAGTTTCTCGTTCAGGCGGAAATTCGCGCCTACGGTCGGGACCGACTCCGGGACGAGGCGGTGGCGTACATGGATACGATGGTCACGGGCGTGAAAGATGGGGGTGGCATCCGGATCCAGACGGAGTCCGGCCAGCGCCCGGAGCCGCTCGATCTACGCACGGACTACGTACTTACGGTTCCACGCGGAACCAACCTCTCCGTCGAGGGCGTGAACGGCAACGTACTCGTCCGCGAGGGTTGTGGCGCCATTTACATCACCGGAAACAACACCGATATCAGGATTGTCAGCCCCGGTGCCGCGGTCCGGGCGGAGACCAACAATGGTCGAATCAAAGTGGAGAACGCTCCCGGCGAGACCGAGCTTAAGACCATTAATGGCAACATTTACGCCCGCATGCGCGGTGGGCGCCTGCGGGCGGAGACCACCAATGGCACGGTGAAGGTGGATCTTTCCGACGGAGAAACGACCTCGTGCGACTTGACGTCCCTGAATGGAGGCATTACACTTTGCGCGGTGGAATCCTGCGAATTGGCACTGGAAGCCACCACGGACAGCGGCACAGTGAACGCAACGCTGCCGCTGGAGTACGCGGAGGGCTACCCCCGGCGCCGGAAGATCATCGGCACCCAGGGCATTGGCCGGACCCGCGCCACCCTCTATTCCCGAAATGGCGACATCAACATCGCGAGGAGCGAACCATGATACCAGCAGCCCGACTGGCGATTCCGGCGCAGTACGCAGGCACCGCAGATACGGACGGCGTGGAGACCAGCGATCTGGAACTCGTGGAGCTGACCAAGCAGGGGCATACCGAGGCCTTCTCGGAGCTGGTGCGGCGCCATCAACAGATGACCTATAACCTGGCCTATCGCTTCATGCGCGATCCCGCCCTTGCGGAGGATATGGCCCAGGAAGCCTTTATCAAAGCCTTCCGCTTGCTGGCCGGTTTCCGGGGCGACAGCAGTTTCAGCACGTGGCTGTACCGCGTCACCTGCAGCGTGTGCCTCACCGAGCTGGGCCGACGCAAGCGTCGGGGTGAAGTGGAACTGAAGCCGGTGCACTACAACACGGCCGCGCTCCACCCCTCCGACGGTCGGGACCTCCCGGAACACATCCGCCGATGCGTTACCAAGTTGTCTGATCGCTA
Proteins encoded in this window:
- a CDS encoding VCBS repeat-containing protein gives rise to the protein MIRFIFLLAGGLALSVHGGAWRSGEQIPVGTADGIGPLAPHAVMSVPLGAIRLTEAPNPEIVVATTKYGTESGIWRYRWSGERDGVPIFEKVHRITHPFADPWPPPGCVVQRRSGEIFGLWLSDGMLVWTRYDRDAKSFVEPRPLALSGLPRSPDAVGAAEKPDGTWAVYLGVGDGTPYKTSKAGSRDGDYFPYDGAGIWHGGQPYSALYTLTVSDDGSAQLGDAVRASHRDRDVRMGMNQIAAVHFGADAAIVSGSCFGELHVFQEKATGDWAPRAMAVGEDGITLRHPTIYPRPMTYPNGDGNWCDLLVGGEGGLYYYAWTGRTMEHGQPVYTQPTFALEANAKLYGGTLPVTNVVDWDGDGDLDLVAGNSEGLVQFFENTGDNEVPALLPGVPLHAGDEMIHVQPGYKLDIQGPGEARWGYTCPTVIDWNSDGTLDIVMSDSTARHHVYLNVGSATAPKLAPARALYYEGLDMHGTWRVQPAAGRLDGRMAYIALDEEDQFHLYWQVDAFNLLDGGKLLLDTGEPIFANYLKAGGTGRLKLSLVDWDRDGAQDLLVGTPRHASVPHPKTGLPQSLGLPGAAVLLLKNTGTDAAPKFAFPKLMAFKGKPIFLGQHACGPAIAPFRGMDNADLIVAEEEGRFRYYRREDLSLMDASAVDN
- a CDS encoding DUF4097 family beta strand repeat protein, with amino-acid sequence MNTFQRSIVTALGIAVGVHAFTMGLLCDVLPREASPPLAQASRSLHFEGGNFLRLAHSDGSVEVFTHNAPQFLVQAEIRAYGRDRLRDEAVAYMDTMVTGVKDGGGIRIQTESGQRPEPLDLRTDYVLTVPRGTNLSVEGVNGNVLVREGCGAIYITGNNTDIRIVSPGAAVRAETNNGRIKVENAPGETELKTINGNIYARMRGGRLRAETTNGTVKVDLSDGETTSCDLTSLNGGITLCAVESCELALEATTDSGTVNATLPLEYAEGYPRRRKIIGTQGIGRTRATLYSRNGDINIARSEP
- a CDS encoding RNA polymerase sigma factor; translation: MIPAARLAIPAQYAGTADTDGVETSDLELVELTKQGHTEAFSELVRRHQQMTYNLAYRFMRDPALAEDMAQEAFIKAFRLLAGFRGDSSFSTWLYRVTCSVCLTELGRRKRRGEVELKPVHYNTAALHPSDGRDLPEHIRRCVTKLSDRYAEIVTLYYLKGISYDEIAEALDIPMGTLKTWMFRARKQLRRIVEKELFNNG